The genomic DNA ACACCTGGCTGCGGCTACGGCCATCGCCGCGTTTCGAATGTTATGTTCCCCCCAAAGACCCATCCGAAAGACCGTCTTTCCCAGACAAAAGGAGCTTCCCCCGGGATCCATTTGCGGATCTTCAATCCGAACATCGGCTCCTTGAGAAAAACCGACCCGTACGACAGGAGCCGGAGAGTGAGAAGCTAAAGCTCTAACTCGAGGATCATCCCAGTTCATCACGAGCCACCCACTCCGAGGCAAAAGCCGAAGGAGTCGCCGGAAGGATTCTTCGATCGCTGAGAGATCAGGAAAAATATCGGCGTGATCAAATTCGATATTATTGATCAGAACCGTTTCCGGTAGATAGTTGAGAAATTTGCTCCGCTTATCAAAAAAAGCCGTGTCATATTCGTCGCCTTCCAGGATCCAGAAAGGGCTCTGCTCTAGGCGACATCCATACCCAAAGTTAGCGGGAATCCCACCGATGAGAAACGATGGCTTCATCCCGGCCTGCTCAAAAATCCAAGCCAAAAGAGAAGAAGTGGTCGTTTTCCCATGCGTTCCGGTGACCACAAGATTGCGCTTTCCCACAAGAAAGAAAAACCGCAACACCTCCGGTAGCGAGATATAGGGGCGCTTGGTGTGGAGTACCTCCTCTAACTCTGGGTTACCCCGTTTGATCACGTTACCTACCACAATCCATGCATTCGGATCGGAAGGGAGATTTTCGGCCCTATACCCTCGAAATACACAGACCCCGTGGCTCTCAAGAAAAGTGGAGATCGGTGGATAGGGGTTCTCATCCGACCCGGTCACCCGGAAGCCCCGCTCGTGGAGCATGGCGGCGACCGAACCCATCGCCGTACCGCAAATCCCAAGAAAATGAAACCATCGAGCTGTCTCCAGGGAGGGAAAGAGGGAACACCCGGAACTTAGCCGGTCGTTGGCGTTTTGTTGGAAACTTTCCACCGTGGGTGCCTTCGCCTTCAGGGGTTACCGCCCATTACACTCTCGCAAAAATCTCTCAAGCTCGGCGGGACTTACTTCGGGTAAAAGCAGTGGCTTTTCCCACTGTTCCAGCACCCGTTCTACCCCACAGGGAACAATCTGAACCCACCACCGGAGAAAACTTGTCATGATGGGATTGACACTATAGAAACCCACAAAAACTTCCTTCCCGTCGCTGCAACTACCGGTCAGAGCGCGCCGGCAAAAAACTGTTGCGTGGCGTTTCGGTCCTTCCAAAAGCACCAGCCGATACCGAGAAAGCTTGCGAGGATCACACGTGAGAAATTCAATTCCCGGACAATCCTCGGGAACATCGCCTGAGCCAAATACCCTTACGGTACCCAGTCGCTGGGCTAGCTGTACGTAGCGTTCTCGATAGGGAAAAAAGTCGTCAAAGGAACCGCACAGAAAATAAAACCTCCCCCGGGGACTATCCGCAGCGAGGTCTTCCACCGCGCGTTCCATTGCCTGGAGTACCTCTCGGGAAAAAAGGTAGGCCGCTTCAGCGCGAGGTACCTCAGCGAACCCTCCCAAAATTCCTTCCCCGCATCGTTTTCGAATCCTTAAACGCACCGGTGGGAAGCCGAGACGACCGATCTGGGTAAGATAACAGCGGAGTCGCTCGAGGAAAAGCTCCGCGACCCGCTGCTCATGGGACGGCAACGGAAACATGGAGCCTCCTTTGAGTACAAGAATTTTCCGCCAAAGTCGTAGTAACTAAATCCTTGCTTGTGCAGCTGAGCAAATGATTTTTGCTCCCTTGCGCCACAAGAAATTCCTGCGGCCCTACTTTCTCGGGCAGAAGATGCCACCTGAAAATAAGAGGCGGTGTAGAAAAAAACGCTTCTCACAAGCGGTTTCCCGATGGGGGATTCACTCTCGTTGAACCCAAGGAACGCTCGGGTTGACCCTTACAGGACCATCCCAACAAAATCCCTGGAACGACCAAGGGACGGCTGCCACTCACCCAACCATCGAATCTAGCCACAAACTCGACGCCCGGGATGGGACTCCTCCCCTTGTCACAATCAGGGGCAAGTACAACCCACAACGAAATCGCTTAGGATCACTCGCCTTCAGGCTACGATACCTGGGCAGTCGGAACTTTTGTTTTTTTCGGTATCCTCTTAACCTTGGTGGTCACGGGCTAAAAGCCCGTGAAGAAAATACCCCCCACCTTCTTAGGGTCCTTCCATGCACCCTCCAGTCGCACACAAAAAAGCAAAACAACGCTTCAACTCGCAAGTCAGGCTGCCGCACTTGCTGACCACCGCAGGCTTTTACCAGCCGGTTGGGTTGCATGGGTCATCCACTCCAAAAAGCCCGGATTGTTTTTTGCCATCCTTCGACGGAACTCCTCGCAGTCAATCCGTGCGGCCATCGATTCGGTCAAAGCAGGAGGGATCCTTTTTGGCTCACCCAAGGGTTGGCATGGAAAACCGCATGCGCGCAACGCTCGAAAAAAGGTGGGTTCCACCTCAAGCAAAAGATAACGAATATCATTTGCTAGCGCCCACTGATAGACAGCCTTGTAGAGGCACAAGGCGATTTTTCGGCGTGATTGTCCCTCCACGCGGGCGTCGGGATGCACGGCCAGGCGCGTGATCTCGGCGGTATCCTTTCCTTTGCACAACTCCCAGCCCGAACCCACAAGGCAGGCAAATTCCTTTTCGATCATAAACGGTGCCTCCGGAGGAAGCATCCGAACATAGCCAACCAGGTTTTCGGTCGGGTCAAAGATCCCCAAGGGAAAACCCAACGCATCGTAGCAATCGCGCTCCAGCCCCTCCGGAGAGGGCGGCACCCACCGGAGCTCCTCGCAAAACACCCGATGACGGAGCCGGTACCCAGCCTCGATCTCCCACGCTTGGCTAAGACTTCGAGCCTCAAGAGCTCCCTCAACAAAAGATATGGATTGGTAAGTCATGACGCACGATACCGAGCGCTCGTGCGTCCTTCTGGGAGGCCCCTCAAAAACTATCCCAAGGGATAGGCAAAAACCCACCTTTTGGATAGGTCTACGGAAGCTATGCCTTTGGCGGGCTTATAGCCGGTAACGGGCGGTCAGGCTCCGGGGCCGTCGTTGGCTCCCATAGGCTCAATTAGCCGATGACCGCTCGAAAAATTGAACAGAAAAAGGGCCTTTGGCAGCACGACTGGCAAAGCGGACAGCAGAGAAAACGCATCGCCCCCAAATCCCTGCCACGACGTGTGGGAATTGGTACCTGGTTTCGGGCCGGATGCAGCCAAAAATACCTTTAGCACGTGATTGATTCGCCTAATAGCCTCTCGCCCATGGCCCCAGAAACGTCCACGATGTAGTGGACATTCTTCCGAAGAGACCCGAGAAGGAATCAAGGACGGTAAGAAAACCATCGAGCAATTGAGCCGGCAGCAACCTACAGCAGCATGCCAGCGGAAGCTTGCCACTGCCGGTTCAAGGAGAGTGCCATTATGTTGATGGAATGGGTTTGCATCCTCGGTTTGCCGTATGGGCGCCTGTGCGGCATTTATGCGCCAGTCCGGCACCAAGATGAGAAGAAAGGCCGAGGGAATGGACCGAGCGGGTGTGTGCCACAGGGCGGCAAGAAGCCGAGCAGAAGTAGACCCATCATGAAAAAGCGGGTGAAAGACTACCGGAGGTGGCAACGTCTGATGAGACCTTGGGGGATGGAGGTATCAAACAAGCGGCTCTCGCACCGGGTGCTTGCGGACCCAGGTGACGGCGATTGGGCTACGAATGGGCTCGGACCTCCGGACCAACTATCGAATTCGCACTCGCTCCAAAAAGAAGATGAATCGGTGAGGTAAGGAAACGAAAGGGGTGCATCGCCGGAAAAAATGGAATCGGAATAGGCCTTGACGGGAAAAGAATGGCTTGGGTGCGTTTGGCCCGAAGTTTGTCCTTAAGACGCCCTGGAGGAGCGTTCCCGTTATCGCCAGGCCTGCCGGTGAATCACTCGGCGCGCTGCCTCTGCTTTCGGGACAGGAGCAAAAGCTGGATAGAGCGGGCAAAAAGAAATGCAAAGGGGAAGCAATGTAACAACGCCGCCAAAGAATAGGATGTGCCTTTGGTATGATCGTGGCGCCGAAGATGCGGCGGTTTTATGCCGACGCCTTTCCAGACTCGTCT from Candidatus Methylacidithermus pantelleriae includes the following:
- the mpl gene encoding UDP-N-acetylmuramate:L-alanyl-gamma-D-glutamyl-meso-diaminopimelate ligase, yielding MESFQQNANDRLSSGCSLFPSLETARWFHFLGICGTAMGSVAAMLHERGFRVTGSDENPYPPISTFLESHGVCVFRGYRAENLPSDPNAWIVVGNVIKRGNPELEEVLHTKRPYISLPEVLRFFFLVGKRNLVVTGTHGKTTTSSLLAWIFEQAGMKPSFLIGGIPANFGYGCRLEQSPFWILEGDEYDTAFFDKRSKFLNYLPETVLINNIEFDHADIFPDLSAIEESFRRLLRLLPRSGWLVMNWDDPRVRALASHSPAPVVRVGFSQGADVRIEDPQMDPGGSSFCLGKTVFRMGLWGEHNIRNAAMAVAAARCYGISWETCQEAVKSFRGVRRRQEVVAQVAGITLIDDFGHHPTAICQTLASLRKRFPGRRLWALFEPRSNTTRRKIFQKELAEALSEADGVAIAAVHRAAELSQEERLDPQQLVSELRNRGKTAFHQPDVSGIVGELLPLLAPGDVVVTFSNGAFDGVHERLKERLGSQ
- a CDS encoding acyl-homoserine-lactone synthase, translated to MTYQSISFVEGALEARSLSQAWEIEAGYRLRHRVFCEELRWVPPSPEGLERDCYDALGFPLGIFDPTENLVGYVRMLPPEAPFMIEKEFACLVGSGWELCKGKDTAEITRLAVHPDARVEGQSRRKIALCLYKAVYQWALANDIRYLLLEVEPTFFRALRACGFPCQPLGEPKRIPPALTESMAARIDCEEFRRRMAKNNPGFLEWMTHATQPAGKSLRWSASAAA